One segment of Anopheles stephensi strain Indian chromosome 3, UCI_ANSTEP_V1.0, whole genome shotgun sequence DNA contains the following:
- the LOC118513065 gene encoding 60S ribosomal protein L7a, whose amino-acid sequence MVTKKPVKKKVVPKQKVAPAPLAKPKKVEVKKVVNPLFEKRVKNYGIGQNVQPKRDLSRFVRWPKYIRIQRHRAILQKRLKIPPPINQFTQTVDKPTAQQVMKMLEKYRPENPIARVQRLKAKAEAKAAGKDEAPTKRANQVRQGVNTVVKMVEQKKAQLVVIAHDVDPIELVVYLPALCRKMGVPYCIIKGKSRLGTLVYRKTCTCVALTQVENADKPNLAKLVETIKANFNDRFDDIRRHWGGGLLGPKSMARLAKLEKAKKREMLQKN is encoded by the coding sequence ATGGTGACCAAGAAGCCCGTCAAGAAGAAGGTCGTGCCGAAGCAGAAGGTCGCTCCGGCCCCGCTGGCCAAGCCGAAAAAAGTTGAGGTTAAGAAGGTGGTGAACCCCCTGTTCGAGAAACGTGTTAAGAACTACGGCATTGGCCAAAATGTGCAGCCCAAGCGTGACCTGAGCCGGTTCGTGCGCTGGCCGAAGTACATTCGCATCCAGCGCCACCGGGCCATCCTCCAGAAGCGTCTGAAGATTCCGCCGCCGATTAACCAGTTCACCCAGACGGTGGATAAACCGACGGCCCAGCAGGTGATGAAGATGCTGGAGAAGTACCGCCCGGAGAACCCGATCGCCCGTGTCCAGCGCCTGAAGGCAAAGGCTGAGGCGAAGGCGGCCGGCAAGGATGAGGCGCCGACGAAGCGTGCGAACCAGGTGCGCCAGGGTGTGAACACCGTGGTGAAGATGGTCGAGCAGAAGAAGGCTCAGCTGGTCGTGATTGCGCACGACGTCGATCCGATCGAGCTGGTCGTCTACCTGCCGGCGCTGTGCCGTAAGATGGGAGTGCCGTACTGCATCATCAAGGGCAAGTCGCGCCTGGGAACGTTGGTGTACCGCAAGACGTGCACCTGCGTCGCGCTGACCCAGGTCGAGAACGCCGACAAGCCTAACCTGGCCAAGCTGGTTGAAACGATCAAGGCCAACTTCAACGATCGGTTCGATGACATCCGCCGTCACTGGGGCGGTGGTCTGCTCGGTCCGAAGAGTATGGCACGTCTGGCCAAGCTTGAAAAGGCCAAGAAGCGTGAGATGCTGCAGAAGAACTAG